The DNA sequence GACGGCGACGGACGCCACGACGTCGTCTCGCTGGGCTCGACCGCCGTCCCCGGGTACGACACGCTGCTCGGCACGCCCGGCCCGGCACCGTCGGCCGGCATCGCCGACGACGACGGCGCCTTCCTCTGCTACACCTCCGGCACCACCGGCGCGCAGAAGGGCGCGCTGCTGACCCACCGCAGCGTGCTCGCGCCCGCCCAGGCCCAGATGATCGCCTACGGGCTGTCCTGGCGGGACCGCGTCCTGGTGCCCGCCCCGCTGGTCTACACCGGCTCCGTCGTGTCGGTGTTCGTCCAGCTCGTGATCTACCCGGGCGCGACCATGGTGCTGCTCGCCGACTTCGACCCGGAGCGCAGCCTGGAGATCATGGTGCGCGAGCGGGTCACCGCGGCGACGTTCGTCCCGGTGATCTGGCAGCGGATGGCCGCACACCCCGGCTTCGCCGACGCCGGGCTCGCGGCCTTCACCTACGCCGCCGCCGGCGGCGCCCCGGTCGCGACCGAGACCCTGCGCGCCTACCGCGACCGCGGCGTCCCGCTCAACCAGGTCTACGGCCTGACCGAGGCGTCCGGCCTGGTCACGAGCCTGCCCTGGCACGATGCGCTGCACCGTCCCGAGTCCTGCGGCCGGGCGCTGGTCGGCACCGAGATCCGGGTCGACGCGGCCGTCGGTGAGGTCGGCGAGGTGCTCGTCCGCGGCCCGCACGTGATGCGCGAGTACTGGCGCAGACCGGAGGCGACCGCGGAGACCGTCGTCGACGGGTGGCTGCACACCGGGGACCTCGGCCGGACGGGCGACGAGGGGTTCCTGTCCATCGTGGACCGGAGCAAGGACCTGGTGATCTCCGGTGGCATCAACGTCTACCCGGCCGAGATCGAGAAGGTGCTCGCGGCCGTCCCGGGGGTGGGCGACCTCGCCGTCATCGGGGTCCCCGACGAGGTGTGGGGCGAGGTGCCGATGGTCGTCTTCCACTCCGAGCGCGACGCGTCCGCCGTCGTCGCGGAGCTCGCCGCCGCCGCCGGGTCCCGGCTCGCGCGGTTCAAGCAGCCGCGGCACGCCGTCGCCTCGCCGGATCCGCTGCCGCGGACCTTCTCCGGGAAGCTGACCAAGGCCGCGCTGCGCGAGAGGTTCCGGGAGGTCCCGCCCGAAGCGGTCTCCCTGCGCGACGCGGCACCGGCCTGACCACCCGCCCGGCGGGCCCGGTCCGGGCCCGCCGGGTCAGCGGTGGCGCTGCTGCGCCCGGGCCGCCGCCCGGACCGCGTCGGCGGGCCACCCCCGGCCCAGGGACGCGCCGCCGTCCACCACCAGCTCCTGGCCGGTGACGAAGCCCGACGCGTCCGAGGCGAGGAACACCGCGGCGTCGGCCAGGTCGTCGGGCTCCCCGGCACGGGGCAGCGGCTGCAACGACCGCAGGTTCTCCCGGACCGTGCCGACCGAGCGGTCCAGCGCGTCACCGGTGAGGCCCGCGCCGTGCCCCACGATCCGCGTCGCCACACCGCCGGGGACGAGCGTGTTCACCCGGATCCCGTCGGGGGCGAGCTCGACGGCGGCGCTGCGGACGAGCTGGGCGACCGCGGCCTTCGCCGCCCCGTGGGCGTGCGGACCGTACCCGGTCCGCACGCCCGCCACGCTGCCGGTGGCGACGATGCTGCCGTGCCCGGAGGCCCGCATCGGCGGCACCGCGTGCTTGATCCCGAACAGGACCGAGCGGCAGAGCAGCGCGAACGCGGCGTCCCACTCGTCGGCCGGGACGTCGTCCACGAAGCGCCACCGGCCGACGGCACCGGCGTTGGCGACCAGGCAGTCCAGACGGCCGTCCCGGTCGAGCACCTCCGCGACGGCGCCCTCCACGTCGGACTCCCGCAGCACGTCGACCCGCCGGAACCGGGCCCGCGGCCCCAGCTCGCCGGCGAGCGCCGCACCGCGCCCGGTGTCGACGTCGCATACGAGCACCGAGGCGCCCTCGGCGACGAACCGCGCGGCGACCGCCGCCCCGATCCCGCTCGCCGCCCCGGTCACGACCGCGGTGCGCCCGGCCAGCGCGGAGCCCGTCACCGGTTCCGGAACACGGGCGGGCGCTTCTCCAGGAACGCCTCGACCGCCTCGCGGTGGTCCTTCGTCAGCGCGGTCAGGATCTGCGAGCGGTTCTCCAGCTCGACCGCCGCCTGAAAGCTGCCGGTCTCCTGGTTCGCCCACAGGACCTCCTTGCTCATCCACACGCCGAAGGGGCTGTGGCCGGCGATGAGCCGGGCCCGCTCCAGGGCGGCCTCCTGCAGCACGTCGTCGTCGACGACCGCCGCGACCAGGCCGATCCGCTCCGCCTCGTCCGCGTCGACCGTCCGGCCGGTGAGGATCAGGTCGGTCGCCCGGGCGAAGCCGACCATCCGGGGCAGCAGCCAGCTCAGCCCGATGTCGGTGCCGCCGAGACCGCGCCGGATGAACGACGCCTGCAGGATCGCCGAGCGTGCCATCAGTCGGATGTCGCAGAACACGGCCAGCGCCATGCCGCCACCGACCGCCGCGCCGTTGACGGCGCCGATGATCGGAGCCCGGACCCGCCGGAAGGTCTCGCCGAGGCTCGAGATGTGCTGCTGGACGCGCATCCCCGCCTGGGAGCGTCCCTCCTCCGCGGGGCTGCCCGGTGGGTCCCCGTAGCCACGGAGGTCGAGGCCCGCGCAGAACGCCCGGCCGGCGCCGGTGAGCACGATCGCGCGGACCCCGGAGTCCTCCTGGACCGCGCGCAGCTCGTCGTGCAGGGCCTCGATCAGCTCCGCACTCATGGCGTTGAGCGCCCCGGGCCGGTTCAGGGTGATCCGCAGGATCCCCGGCTCCGGCCGGTCGGTCAGGACCGGCCGGTCGTCCGGTGCGGGTACGGCGTCGCCGGTGGTCGTCATCCGTCCTCCAGGGGTACTCTCGGCGGGCTACCGGTGCAGGCCGGACGGGCCGCCCAGCCACACACCCAGCTGCTCGCCCGAGACGTGTGCCGCACGGTCCGAGACGAGGTAGGACACGGCGTCGGCGACGGCGTCGGGCGGGATCTCCGGCCACTGTCCACGGAGGACCTCCATAGCCCGCTCCCCCTCGCCGCGGGTCATCCCGGTCTCGACGAACCCGGGGATCACGGAGTTGACCGTGATCCCGCGGCGCGCCGTCTCCTTGGCCAGCACCTCGACCAGCGCCCCGACGCCCGCCTTCGCGGCGGCGTAGGCACCGGTCCCGGGCAGGACCGACCGGCCGGCCGCCGGGCTGCCGACGAACACGATCCGGCCGTGCCCCGCCTCGTACATCGCCGGGAGCACGGCGTGCGTGCAGTAGAAGGCCCCGCTGAGGTTGACGCCGATCACCCGGTCCCAGTCGGCGGGATCGAGCCGCCGGGCCGACGCGGTCAGGTTCATCCCAGCGTTGTTGACCAGGACCGACGGCGCGGCCCACAGCGCGGTCACCCGTTCGACCAGCTCCGTCACCGCGGCGGGATCGGTGACGTCGGCCTGCAGGCACTCCGCGGTCCCGCCGGCTCCCCGGATCTCCCCGACGAGCGCCTCGGCCTCGGCTCCGCTGGTCGCGTAGTCGACGGCGACGGCGTGGCCGTCGGCCGCGAGCCGCCGGGCGACCGCGGCCCCGATCCCGCGGGCCCCTCCGGTGAGCAGCGCGACCCGCCGGGCCGCGGCGTCGGGTGACGGCACGCGTACGTCCTCTCCTCGGTTCTGATCATCCTGACACGTGAGACGACTATCGTCCATTGTCACGTCGCCGGCACGGGACGAGCGTCGAGGGACACGGACCCCGCTCCGTATGCTGGGCGGGTGCCCGACCGCTCGCCTCCGGTGACCGCCCGGCCCTCCGCTGCCGTCGAGCGGATCCTCGACGCCGCCGACGCGTGCTTCGCCCACTACGGCATCGCCAAGACGACAATGGAGGACGTCGCATCGGCGGCGGAGATCTCCCGCGCGACGCTCTACCGCACGTTCTCCGACCGAGAGAGCCTCCTGACGGCGCTGGTCCGCCGCCGCGCGCGGATGAACATCGAGCGCAGCCGGGCCCGGATCATGGCGCTGGACTCGCTCACCGAGCGCGTCGTGGAGGGCATCACGCTCAACGTCCGGGTCGGGCACCGGGACCCGCTGATGCACGCGCTGGTCTCCCCCGAGCAGATGGCGCTGGCGAACACCCTCCTGAGCTCGACCGGGCTGGCGACGGAGCTGACCCACGAGTTCTGGGAGCCCGTCCTGACCGCGGCACGGGACACCGGTGAGATCCGGGCGGACCTCGACCTGGTCGGCCTGTGCGAGTGGATCTCCCGGCTGGAGATCATGTTCATCGTCCAGCTGGAGGACACCCCGGAGGACACGGACCGCATCCGCCGGCTCGTGGCCGACTTCGTCGTCCCCGCGCTCACGGCGGCTGGCTGAGCGGGCCGGCCGGGGCTCAGTCGCCCAGGTCGGCGGCGAGCTCGCGGTGCAGGTGCTGGCAGGCCTGCTCGTTGCGGCCGTAGAGGAACGTCCCGTGCGGCCACGCGGCCGCGTTCTGCTGGATCGTCAGCTCCATCGGCCAGTCCTCGTTCACGGCCGCGTCCTGCAGGATCTCCCAGCTCCGCCGGATCCGCCGCTCGATCCGCTCGGTCCGCTTCTCCGGGCGGACCAGGAACCGGATCTGCGTCGTCGACCGGTTCGGGTCGGTCGTGTCGGGCCACACGGTCCAGAACTCGACGTGGTCCGGCGTCGAGATGACCATCGAGTTCGGGTAGAGGAACAGGTTGCTACCCATCAGCCGGAAGTCGGCGTCGACCTCCTCCCCGGCGCGGGCGAGATCGCCCATCCGTGTCCGCGGACTGAAGGACTGGCCGTGCCGGCCGTACTGCCGCCACACGCTGGTGTTCGTCTCGATCAGCTTCCCGACGCCCTCGGGGTGCAGGAACTTCGGGTGCAGGACGTCGATCGCACCGTCGAGGACGATCTTCCAGTTGATGTCCAGGGTGAACGACTCGTCGAGGAAGATCTCAGCGCCGCCGAGGCCGTAGGGCGACAGCTGCGCGTCCACCTCGGGGCCCAGCCAGTCGTCGATGTCGAGGTCCTGGTCGCCGGACAGGACGGCGAACAGGAAGCCGTGCCGCTCCTCGGTCCGGATCCGGTGCAGGCCGTGCCGGTCCTTGTCGACGTGGGTGTAGAAGTCGTCGTACGGCACGCCGCGCAGGCCGCCGTCCTCCCGGGAGTAGCTCCAGCCGTGGTAGTGGCAGGTGAAGATCCGCTTCTGCCCGCACGGCTCGTCCTCCACCCGGCCGCCGCGGTGCCGGCAGATGTTGAGGTAGGAGCCGACCGTGCCGTCCGACCGGCGGACGACGATCAGCGGCATCCCGAGGATCTCGCGGGTCAGAAAGCTGCCGGGCCTCGCGATCTCCGAACCGTGCCCGACGATCACCGGGAGCCGCTTCAGGAGCGCCCGCTCCTGCGCGGCCCGCTCCTCGCCGACGAAGTGCGAGATCGGCACCCGGAGGTCGGTCGGGGACATCTCCGTGGTCCCGGCACGCAGGTGCTCGGCGAGGGTGTGTGCGACGTCGTCGTTCAGCAGTGTCATGTCTCGGTCCCCCGGGTAGTGGTGGTGATCGACGGGCGGGACGCTCGGATCTCCCCGAGCACCTCGTCGGTGTGGGCCCCGAACTCCGGGGCCCGCTGCGGCGCGAACTCCTCCCCGACGACCCGGACGGGGCTGGCGGCGAACCGGAACCCGTCCTGGTCGTAGGTAGTGGCGCGGGCCGTGAAGTGCGGGTCGTCCACCAGCTCGGTCACCGTGTTGACCGGGCCTCCCGCGATGTCGTGGGCCAGGAACAGCGCGGTCCACTCGGCCCGAGTCCGGGTGCGGAACACCGCGTCGAGCTCCCGCCAGACGTGCCGGGCGCGCGCGTCGGACCCCTCGTCCACCGACGCGAGATCGACCTCCAGCAGGTCCGGCCGGTCGACCGCGTCGCAGAACGCCCGCCAGAACTTCGGCGTGTGCGAGCCGAACACCATCGCGCCGCCGTCCTTCGTGGCGTACGCGTCGAGCAGCGGCCAGTCCGGCAGCCGCCCGTCGGCGGTCCAGCCCGGACGCCGGTGGGTGCGGCCGGCGTTCAGCGCGCCGTCGATCCGGTCCGGCATCCAGGCGATCGCGACGTCGGCGCTGCTCACCTGCAGGCGCGCGCCCACTCCGGTGGTGCGAGCCCGCAGCACCGCCGCCAGGACCGCCATTGCGCCGTACGCGCCCACGGCGTACATCGCCTGCGGGGTCTCCGCCGAGCCGCCCATCACCCCGGGCGGGGAGGGCCGCGCGGTGTCCACCGTGCGCAGCCCGGCGTAGGCGTCGAACCACATCCCGCCGGTGGCGAGGTCGCGGTACGGCCCCTCGGCCCCGGTCCCGGAGACCTCGCACAGCACGGTCGACGGGCGCTGCCCGGCCAGGCGCTCCCAGCCGAGCCCGAGCCGGTCGAGATACCCGTGCCTCGTCCCCTCGACCACCGCGTCGGCGGACGCGGCGAGCCGGAGGAATGCCTCGACGCCCTCCGCCGTGCGCAGGTCGAGCTCGACGCTGCGCTTGCCGCGGTTCCACCGCAGGTGCATGAACCCGGGGCCGTCCGGTCCGCCGACGGCCTGCGCCCCGGCGTACCGGACGCCCTCGCCGCGGCCGGGCGTCTCGATCTTGATGACGTCCGCGCCGAGATCGGCGAGGTGCCCGCCGACCGACGACGGCGCCAGCTGCGCGACCTCGACGACACGCACGCCGTCGAGCAACGAGTATCCGCCCACCACTCCTCCTCCGTCCGTCGCCGAACCGTGACACGTGAGACAATTTCTGTCAATCATCTCACGGCGCCGACAGCTACCTTCTTCCTTAAGGTGAAGCGATGTCGGGATTCCGTTTCGGGGTGCTCAGCACCGGTGCCACCTGCGGTCCGGGAGGCTGGCCGGCGTTCGCCCGGCGGGTCGAGGACCAGGGCTGGTCGGTGCTCCAGGTCCCCCAGCACTTCAGCGTGCCGTCGGTACCTCCGCTGCCCGCGCTCGCGACGGCGGCCGCGACCACGTCGGAGCTGACCGTCGGGACGCTGGTGCTGGACAACGAGACCGGCCACCCGGCCGTCGTCGCGCGGGACGCCGCGTGGCTCGCCGCCGCGACCGGCGGCCGGTTCGAGCTGGGCATCGGGGCGGGCTGGATGGCCGCCGACCACACGATGCTCGGCCACCCGTTCCGGGAGCCGGCCGAGCGGGTCGACCGCCTCGGCGAGGCACTCGCGCTGATCCGGGGGTGCTGGGCCGGGCGGACGTCGTTCGCCGGGACCCACTACGTGCTGGACGCCCTGCCGGAGGGGGCCGCCACCGCGGCCCCGCCGCGGCTGCTCGTGGGCGGCGGCGGGCGGCGGGTGCTCGATCTCGCGGCCCGGCACGCCGACGTCGTCGGGATCGCCCCGGACATGCGGAGCGGCCGGATCGGCCGCGACGCGGCACGCACCACCGGGCGGGAGCAGGTCACCGCCAAGGCGGCCCGCATCCGGGAGCTGGCCGCGGCCCGCGGGGCCACGGTCGAGCTGCACATGTCGATCACCGGGATCCACGACCGCGCCGACACCGCCCGGATCGACCGACTGGCCGACAGCTTCGGCGTCGCGCCCGGCGAGGTACCGCGGCTGCCCAGCGTGCTCGTGGGGGACACCGCGGAGATCGCCGACGAGCTCCGCCGCCGCCGCGACGAGACTGGCGTGAGCTACCTGACGGTGAACGAGACGCTGCTGGAGCGGATGGCCCCGGTCGTCGCCGAGCTCGCCGGGACCTGAGGGGCTCTCAGTCCCGGACGAGGTCCCGGCTGATGATCTCCTTCATGACCTCGTTCGCGCCGCCGTAGATCCGCTGGACCCGGGCGTCGGTGAAGGCACGCGCGATCGGGTACTCGGTCATGTAGCCGTAGCCGCCGTGCAGCTGGACCCCGGCGTCGATCACCTGCCACTGCATCTCGGTGGCCCACCACTTGGCCTTGGCCGCGTCCACCGGGGTGAGCCGGCCCGCGTTCAGCTCGCGGACGCACCGGTCGACGTAGCTGCGGGTCACCTTGATCCGGGTCCGGAGGTCGGCGAGGGTGAACCCGACGCTCTGCTGCGCGGCGAGCGGCTTGCCGAAGGCCGTGCGCTCGCGGGTGTGGTCGAGCGTCCACCGGAACGCGGCCTCGGCCGAGCACTGCGCGGCGACCGCGATGCCCATCCGCTCACGGGGCAGGTTCTGCATCAGCGCGGGCAGTCCGCCGCCGAGCTCGCCGAGCAGGTTGGCCGCCGGCACCCGCGCGTCCTGGAAGAACAGCTCCGCGGTGTCCTGGCCGGGGAGCCCGATCTTGTCCAGCTTGCGGCCGCGCTCGAAGCCCGGGGTGTCCCGCTCGACGACGAACAGGGAGTACCCGGCGGAGCGCGCGTCCGGGTCGGTGCGGGTCACGACGACGACCAGGTCCGAGGTGATCCCGTTGCTGATGAACGTCTTGGAGCCGTTGAGGACCCAGTGGTCGCCGTCGCGGACGGCGGTCGTCGCGATGCCCCGCAGGTCACTGCCCGCGGCCGGCTCGCTCATCGCGATGGCGGCGATCGTCTCCCCGGTCGCGAAGCCGGGGAGCCAGCGCTCCCGCTGCTCCGGGCCGGCGAGGTTCAGCAGGTAGCCGAGGACGATGTCGTCGTTGGTCCCGAACGCGGACTGCAGGGACGCCGCCCCGGCCGCGGCGATCTCCTCGGACAGCACGAAGCGGAACCGGTAGTCCGGCTCCCCCGCGCCGCCGTACTCCTCCGGCACCGCGAGCCCGACCAGGCCGGCCGCGCCCGCCTTCTTCCACGTCTCCCGGTCGATCTGCCGGTCGGTGTCCCACCGCTCCACGTTGGGCACCACCTCCCGGGTCACGAAGGCCCGGGCCGTCTCGCGGTACGCCTCGTGGTCGGCCTCGTACAGGTCGGTCTCCACGCGGTCTCTCCTTCCGGCCGGTCGGACCGGCGGTGAACGGGACGGACGGTGTCAGCGGGTCGCCGCGGCCTCGACCACGTCGAGCATGTCCCGGATGTCGACGAGCTTGACCCGGGGGCGTCCCTCGCCCCGGCCGGTCCGCCGCTCGTGGGCGTCGATCGCCTTCCACTCGGCGAGCCCCATCGCCTCGGGCCTCCGCTCGGCCACCAGCGCCGAGAACTCCGGCCCCCCGGCCCGCGGGGTGTCCAGCCGGCCCGCCGACCAGTCCGCCAGCAGGGCGTTCACGGTGTCCTCGGCACACCAGCGGTTCGTCCCGATCACGCCGCTCGGGCCACGCTTGATCCAGCCCGCGGTGTAGACGCCGGTGACGGCCTCGCCGGTGTCCGGGTCGGTGACCCGTCCGTCGTCGTTCGGGAGGACTCCGCGCTGCTCGTCGAAGGGCACCTCGGGGATCCGCGCGCCGCGGTAGCCGACCGAGGTGAGGACGAGCCCGCAGTCGAGGTCCTCGGTCTCGCCGGTCGGCCGGGCGGCGACCCGGTCCCCGTCGGCGACCGCGGTGTTCCGCGCGACGCGGACGCCCTCGACGCGCTCCTCCCCGAGGATCTCGTCGGGCCCGGTGAGGAACCGGAGGACGATGCGGCGGCCGGCACCGCCCGGCTCGCGCCCGGCGAGCTCGCGCAGCGCGTCCAGCTTCAGGGCGAGGACCGGATCCGGCTCCCGCTCCAACCGGGCCGCCGTGACCTCGTCGAGCTCGATCTCCGCGGGGTCGACGACGACGTCGATCCCGGGAAGGTCGCCGAGCGCCAGGAGCTCGGGGGTCGTGAACGCCGCCTGGGCGGGGCCCCGGCGGCCGAGGACCACGACTTCGCGGACCGCGCTGTCCCGCAGCGCGGCGAGCGCGTGCGCCGAGGTGTCGGTGCCCGCCAGGTGCTCCTCCCCCGCGACCAGCACGCGGGCGACATCGAGGGCGACGTTGCCGTTGCCGACGACGACCGCGCGCTCGCCGGACAGGTCGAACCGCCGGTCCGCGGCGTCCGGGTGGCCGTTGTACCAGGCCACGAAGTCGGTGGCCGAGCTGCAGCCGGGCAGGTCCTCCCCGGTGATCCCGAGGCTCCGCCCGCCCGGGGCACCGACCGCATAGAGCACTGCGTGATGGTGGGCGAGCAGCTCGTCGTGCCCGATGTGCTCCCCCACCTCGACGTTGAGGTGCAGGGCGACCTTCCGACGCCCCCAGGTGCGGGCGAGCGCGGTGCCCGCGCCCTTGGTGTCCTGGTGGTCGGGAGCCACGCCGTGCCGGATCAGGCCGCCCGGCACCGGCAGGCGGTCGATCATCGTGATCTCGACGTCCAGCCCGCGCCGGCGCAGCATGCTCTCCGCGGCGTAGCAGGCGGCCGGCCCGGTCCCGACGACGGCGACCCGCAACGGCCCCGCCCCCTCGGGCGAGCTGATCTCCGGCTCGGTCCGCCCCGTCCGCGCGGCCGGCTCCCGGCCGTCGTACCAGGCCGCGTTGATCCGTAGGTAGCGCTCGTCGACCGGTTCGAGGTCCTCGTCCGGCACGATCGCCGACACCGGGCACACGTCGATGCAGGCCGCGCAGTCGATGCAGGTGTCCGGATCGATGTAGAGCATCTCGGCGGTCGCGTAACCGGGCTCGTCGGGCGTCGGGTGGATGCAGTCGACGGGGCAGACCTCGACGCACGACGCGTCGTTGCAGCACGAGCGGGTGATCACATGGGTCATCGGTGGTCCTCGACGGTGCGGACGGGAGCAGGCCGGCGGCGGCGGGCCCGTCGGGGCCCGCCGCCGCCGGAGGGATGCGTCGCGCTGGGGATCAACGCACCTTCTGGTGGGTGGACGTGATGTCCGAGTACTCGGTGCGGATCGCCGGCTTCGCGATCTTCCCGCTGGGCAGCCGCGGCAGCGGGTCCTCGCGGACCACGACGTAGCGCGGGACCTTGTAGTCCGCCATGTGCCGGTTGCACTCCGCGATGATCGAAGCCTCGTCGAGGCCCTCGCCCCAGACGATCGCCGCCGGGGTCTCGCCGAACCGCTCGTCCTCGGCGGCGATCACCGAGACCTCCTTCACCCCGGGGATCTGGGAGATCACGGCCTCCAGCTCGAACGGCGACACGTTGATGCCACCGGTGATGATCAGGTCCTTGAGCCGGTCGACGAAGGTGAGCCGGCCGCCCTCGTCGCGGTTCCCGAGGTCGCCGCTGTGCAGCCAGCCGTCGCGCAGCGCCGTGGCGGTGTTCTCCTCGTCCTGCCAGTACCCGGGTGTGACACCGGGCCCGCGCATGACGATCTCGCCGTTCTCGCCGGGATCGCACTCGGTGCCGTCGTGGCGGACGACCTTGATCTCGGTGAAGACGTTGCCGCTGCCGCACTTGTCGGGGTGGTCGGCGGCCTCCTCCGGCCACGTCGCGGTCGCGACGCCGCCGACCTCGGTCATCCCGTAGATCTGGCGGAGCACGACGTCCTTCGCCGCGTACGCCTCCAGCAGCGGCACGGGTACCGCCGCGCCACCGACGATCGCGGTGTCCAGGCTGCTGAGGTCGGCGTCGGCGAACTCCGGGGTCGCAGCTAGCGCCTGGAAGATCAGCGGCACGCCGAACATGACGGTGATCCGGTGCTTCTCGATCAGCTGCACGGCGCGCGAGGGCTTCATCTCCCGCTCCGCGACCAGCGTCCCGCCGAGCACACCGGTGATCACCACGCCGTAGACCAGGCCCGGGGTGAAGGCCAGGGGCAGCAGCAGGAGCGTCCGCGCGCCGGGCCGCATCCCGGGGTCGGTCAGCGAGTTCTCGAAGACGATGTCGAGCAGCGTCCGGTTGGTGCAGACGACACCCTTGGACAGGCCGGTCGACCCGCTGGTGAACAGGATCGCCACCGGGTCCGCGGGGTCGAGGTCGATCCGGAAGTCGTCGGTGCCGCCGGTTCGGAGCCGGCCGACCTCGTCGAACGGGACGGTCGTGAGGTCGTGCCCGAGCCCGACGACCTCCTTGAGCGTCTCCTCGTGCGCCTCAGCGGTCACGACCACCCCGGCGCCGGAGTCGCCGAGGATCTTGTGCAGCTCGCTCGCGACCAGCCGGGGGTTGAGCGGGACGAGCACGCCGCCCGCCTTGATGATCCCCCAGGCCGTCACGACCCACTCGACGCTGTTCGTGCTCATCAGGCCGATCCGGTTGCCGGGCGAGACGCCCTCCCCGACCAGCCGGCGGGCGAGCCGTCCGGACCAGTCCTGCAGCTGCCGGTAGGTCACGGCGTCGTCGCCGACGACGACGGCCTGCTGGTCCGGCTTCCGACGAGCCCACCAGTGCAGGGCCGATGCAACTGACGTCGCCATGATTCTCCTTCTCGCGCCACGGTGCGCAGCCGGCGACCGGACAGGGCCTCGGGCCCCGGGCTCCCGGTCACGTGGACATCCTTCGGTTGGCCGCCTGGCCGGCCCGGTACGGGTCAGGCCGGTACGACGACCCGGCCGGCGAGCCGGCCGAGCACCTCCT is a window from the Pseudonocardia sp. HH130629-09 genome containing:
- a CDS encoding SDR family oxidoreductase, with product MTGSALAGRTAVVTGAASGIGAAVAARFVAEGASVLVCDVDTGRGAALAGELGPRARFRRVDVLRESDVEGAVAEVLDRDGRLDCLVANAGAVGRWRFVDDVPADEWDAAFALLCRSVLFGIKHAVPPMRASGHGSIVATGSVAGVRTGYGPHAHGAAKAAVAQLVRSAAVELAPDGIRVNTLVPGGVATRIVGHGAGLTGDALDRSVGTVRENLRSLQPLPRAGEPDDLADAAVFLASDASGFVTGQELVVDGGASLGRGWPADAVRAAARAQQRHR
- a CDS encoding acyl-CoA dehydrogenase family protein — translated: METDLYEADHEAYRETARAFVTREVVPNVERWDTDRQIDRETWKKAGAAGLVGLAVPEEYGGAGEPDYRFRFVLSEEIAAAGAASLQSAFGTNDDIVLGYLLNLAGPEQRERWLPGFATGETIAAIAMSEPAAGSDLRGIATTAVRDGDHWVLNGSKTFISNGITSDLVVVVTRTDPDARSAGYSLFVVERDTPGFERGRKLDKIGLPGQDTAELFFQDARVPAANLLGELGGGLPALMQNLPRERMGIAVAAQCSAEAAFRWTLDHTRERTAFGKPLAAQQSVGFTLADLRTRIKVTRSYVDRCVRELNAGRLTPVDAAKAKWWATEMQWQVIDAGVQLHGGYGYMTEYPIARAFTDARVQRIYGGANEVMKEIISRDLVRD
- a CDS encoding TetR/AcrR family transcriptional regulator is translated as MPDRSPPVTARPSAAVERILDAADACFAHYGIAKTTMEDVASAAEISRATLYRTFSDRESLLTALVRRRARMNIERSRARIMALDSLTERVVEGITLNVRVGHRDPLMHALVSPEQMALANTLLSSTGLATELTHEFWEPVLTAARDTGEIRADLDLVGLCEWISRLEIMFIVQLEDTPEDTDRIRRLVADFVVPALTAAG
- a CDS encoding enoyl-CoA hydratase/isomerase family protein is translated as MTTTGDAVPAPDDRPVLTDRPEPGILRITLNRPGALNAMSAELIEALHDELRAVQEDSGVRAIVLTGAGRAFCAGLDLRGYGDPPGSPAEEGRSQAGMRVQQHISSLGETFRRVRAPIIGAVNGAAVGGGMALAVFCDIRLMARSAILQASFIRRGLGGTDIGLSWLLPRMVGFARATDLILTGRTVDADEAERIGLVAAVVDDDVLQEAALERARLIAGHSPFGVWMSKEVLWANQETGSFQAAVELENRSQILTALTKDHREAVEAFLEKRPPVFRNR
- a CDS encoding SDR family oxidoreductase, giving the protein MPSPDAAARRVALLTGGARGIGAAVARRLAADGHAVAVDYATSGAEAEALVGEIRGAGGTAECLQADVTDPAAVTELVERVTALWAAPSVLVNNAGMNLTASARRLDPADWDRVIGVNLSGAFYCTHAVLPAMYEAGHGRIVFVGSPAAGRSVLPGTGAYAAAKAGVGALVEVLAKETARRGITVNSVIPGFVETGMTRGEGERAMEVLRGQWPEIPPDAVADAVSYLVSDRAAHVSGEQLGVWLGGPSGLHR
- a CDS encoding aromatic ring-hydroxylating oxygenase subunit alpha, producing MTLLNDDVAHTLAEHLRAGTTEMSPTDLRVPISHFVGEERAAQERALLKRLPVIVGHGSEIARPGSFLTREILGMPLIVVRRSDGTVGSYLNICRHRGGRVEDEPCGQKRIFTCHYHGWSYSREDGGLRGVPYDDFYTHVDKDRHGLHRIRTEERHGFLFAVLSGDQDLDIDDWLGPEVDAQLSPYGLGGAEIFLDESFTLDINWKIVLDGAIDVLHPKFLHPEGVGKLIETNTSVWRQYGRHGQSFSPRTRMGDLARAGEEVDADFRLMGSNLFLYPNSMVISTPDHVEFWTVWPDTTDPNRSTTQIRFLVRPEKRTERIERRIRRSWEILQDAAVNEDWPMELTIQQNAAAWPHGTFLYGRNEQACQHLHRELAADLGD
- a CDS encoding CaiB/BaiF CoA transferase family protein → MGGYSLLDGVRVVEVAQLAPSSVGGHLADLGADVIKIETPGRGEGVRYAGAQAVGGPDGPGFMHLRWNRGKRSVELDLRTAEGVEAFLRLAASADAVVEGTRHGYLDRLGLGWERLAGQRPSTVLCEVSGTGAEGPYRDLATGGMWFDAYAGLRTVDTARPSPPGVMGGSAETPQAMYAVGAYGAMAVLAAVLRARTTGVGARLQVSSADVAIAWMPDRIDGALNAGRTHRRPGWTADGRLPDWPLLDAYATKDGGAMVFGSHTPKFWRAFCDAVDRPDLLEVDLASVDEGSDARARHVWRELDAVFRTRTRAEWTALFLAHDIAGGPVNTVTELVDDPHFTARATTYDQDGFRFAASPVRVVGEEFAPQRAPEFGAHTDEVLGEIRASRPSITTTTRGTET
- a CDS encoding TIGR03621 family F420-dependent LLM class oxidoreductase — its product is MSGFRFGVLSTGATCGPGGWPAFARRVEDQGWSVLQVPQHFSVPSVPPLPALATAAATTSELTVGTLVLDNETGHPAVVARDAAWLAAATGGRFELGIGAGWMAADHTMLGHPFREPAERVDRLGEALALIRGCWAGRTSFAGTHYVLDALPEGAATAAPPRLLVGGGGRRVLDLAARHADVVGIAPDMRSGRIGRDAARTTGREQVTAKAARIRELAAARGATVELHMSITGIHDRADTARIDRLADSFGVAPGEVPRLPSVLVGDTAEIADELRRRRDETGVSYLTVNETLLERMAPVVAELAGT
- a CDS encoding class I adenylate-forming enzyme family protein — its product is MNLPDLVRFWARTRPDHDAIAFEGAAESWSAFDAATDDLARGLAARGITRGDRVAVLMHNRPELARTMVAVLKLGAICVPLNFRLLSGELAELLTDADCSLVVTEESLLSLVADGDGRHDVVSLGSTAVPGYDTLLGTPGPAPSAGIADDDGAFLCYTSGTTGAQKGALLTHRSVLAPAQAQMIAYGLSWRDRVLVPAPLVYTGSVVSVFVQLVIYPGATMVLLADFDPERSLEIMVRERVTAATFVPVIWQRMAAHPGFADAGLAAFTYAAAGGAPVATETLRAYRDRGVPLNQVYGLTEASGLVTSLPWHDALHRPESCGRALVGTEIRVDAAVGEVGEVLVRGPHVMREYWRRPEATAETVVDGWLHTGDLGRTGDEGFLSIVDRSKDLVISGGINVYPAEIEKVLAAVPGVGDLAVIGVPDEVWGEVPMVVFHSERDASAVVAELAAAAGSRLARFKQPRHAVASPDPLPRTFSGKLTKAALRERFREVPPEAVSLRDAAPA